Proteins encoded within one genomic window of Kibdelosporangium phytohabitans:
- a CDS encoding ACP S-malonyltransferase has product MIAILAPGQGSQTPGMLAPWLELDGADERLAGWSERAGLDLRRLGTTATADEIVDTSVTQPLVVAAALLAQAEIEKRFALPQDTVVAGHSVGELAAAAVAGVLGAEDAVGLAAVRGREMAAACALHPTGMTAILGGDRQAVLDKIAEYDLVPANQNGAGQIVAAGDKEALDKLVTDLPDGVKYRALKVAGAFHTKYMAPAQDALREHAGSVVTKDPVRTLLSNADGGVVSTGAETLTRLVDQVTRPVKWDACMAALGELGVTAVVELPPAGALVGLIKRELPSVARIRLKTPADLDSITEFVEGSK; this is encoded by the coding sequence GTGATCGCGATACTCGCCCCTGGCCAGGGCTCCCAGACACCCGGAATGCTGGCACCGTGGCTCGAGCTGGACGGTGCCGACGAGCGCCTCGCCGGCTGGTCCGAGCGCGCGGGCCTGGACCTGCGGCGGCTGGGCACCACGGCCACGGCCGACGAGATCGTCGACACCTCGGTCACCCAGCCCCTGGTGGTCGCGGCCGCGCTGCTGGCGCAGGCCGAGATCGAGAAGCGGTTCGCGCTCCCCCAGGACACCGTCGTCGCCGGTCACTCGGTCGGCGAGCTCGCCGCGGCCGCGGTCGCGGGGGTGCTCGGTGCTGAGGACGCCGTCGGCCTCGCCGCCGTGCGTGGCCGGGAGATGGCCGCCGCGTGCGCGCTGCACCCGACCGGCATGACCGCGATCCTCGGCGGTGACCGGCAGGCCGTGCTGGACAAGATCGCCGAGTACGACCTCGTCCCGGCCAACCAGAACGGCGCGGGCCAGATCGTCGCCGCGGGTGACAAGGAAGCACTGGACAAGCTCGTCACCGACTTGCCGGACGGCGTGAAGTACCGTGCGCTGAAGGTGGCGGGCGCGTTCCACACGAAGTACATGGCGCCCGCGCAGGACGCCTTGCGCGAACACGCCGGCTCGGTCGTCACGAAGGACCCAGTCAGGACGTTGCTGTCGAACGCCGACGGCGGCGTGGTCAGCACTGGTGCGGAAACCCTGACCAGGCTGGTCGACCAGGTGACCCGGCCGGTGAAGTGGGACGCCTGCATGGCGGCCCTCGGTGAGCTCGGCGTGACGGCGGTCGTGGAACTGCCGCCCGCGGGCGCACTGGTCGGTCTGATCAAACGGGAACTGCCGTCCGTGGCTCGGATCCGGCTCAAGACCCCGGCGGACTTGGACTCCATCACGGAGTTCGTGGAGGGCAGCAAGTGA
- a CDS encoding nicotinamide mononucleotide transporter family protein, giving the protein MRFFLEHGVTVLGQWTSIAELIGQICALAVVFLAKYRTLWTWPVQVAATVLLFSVYVSAHLGGLAARQVIILLISVYGWWAWTRRRDPVFGVVVRRSTFTEIVVTASALAVGTVGVALLLQSLDASWAPWPDAAIFVGTVVAFALQGRGLVEFWLVWLLVDAVGVPLQIRSGLWFSALVYTVFAALVIWGWFSWNRDAKRTAAPSAVKKAVTT; this is encoded by the coding sequence GTGCGGTTCTTTCTGGAACACGGCGTCACCGTGCTGGGGCAATGGACCTCGATCGCTGAGCTGATCGGCCAGATCTGTGCGCTGGCGGTGGTGTTCCTCGCCAAGTACCGCACCCTGTGGACGTGGCCCGTGCAGGTCGCGGCGACCGTGCTGCTGTTCAGCGTGTACGTCTCCGCGCACCTCGGCGGCCTCGCCGCCCGGCAGGTGATCATCCTGCTGATCAGCGTCTACGGCTGGTGGGCGTGGACCCGCCGCCGTGACCCCGTGTTCGGTGTCGTCGTGCGCCGTTCGACCTTCACCGAGATCGTCGTGACCGCGAGCGCACTGGCTGTGGGGACGGTCGGCGTGGCGTTGCTGCTCCAGTCGCTGGACGCCTCGTGGGCGCCGTGGCCCGACGCCGCGATCTTCGTCGGCACCGTGGTCGCGTTCGCGTTGCAAGGCCGTGGCCTCGTCGAGTTCTGGCTGGTGTGGCTGCTGGTCGACGCGGTCGGCGTGCCGCTGCAGATCCGCTCCGGCCTGTGGTTCAGCGCGTTGGTCTACACGGTGTTCGCCGCGCTGGTGATCTGGGGCTGGTTCAGCTGGAACCGTGACGCCAAGCGCACCGCGGCGCCGAGCGCGGTCAAGAAAGCCGTCACCACCTAG
- a CDS encoding beta-ketoacyl-[acyl-carrier-protein] synthase family protein, whose amino-acid sequence MSNDIVITGLGATTPLGGDVVSTWDALLAGQSGVSILEAEWVTTFGLPTRIAAQLAVDPSEVLPRVEARRLDRCEQVAVIAARQAWADSGLTADSVDPERLAVIIGTGIGGANTLLNQDDLLEGPGLRKVSPLTVPMLMPNGPAAHVGIELKARAGVHAPVSACASGAEAIAWAFRMLRSGEADVIVAGGAEAAIAGITMAGFCQARTMSTNNDEPTKASRPFDVNRDGFVLGEGAGIMVLELEEHAKARGAKVYAKLAGVGTSSDGYHITAPDPEGAGQARAITTALRTGGIDPADVGHVNCHATSTSVGDVTETVAIRKAIGEHPILTAPKGSFGHLLGAAGAVEAIVTVLSIRDSVIPATLNLDELDPGVVHDVVAGEPRKVDLKAAVNDSFGFGGHNVALAFTSG is encoded by the coding sequence ATGAGCAACGACATCGTCATCACCGGGCTGGGCGCGACGACACCGCTCGGCGGTGACGTGGTGTCCACATGGGACGCCTTGCTCGCTGGTCAGAGTGGCGTGTCCATACTTGAAGCCGAGTGGGTCACGACATTCGGGCTGCCGACCCGGATCGCCGCCCAGCTCGCGGTGGACCCGTCCGAGGTGCTGCCGCGGGTCGAGGCCCGCAGGCTCGACCGCTGCGAGCAGGTCGCGGTCATCGCGGCCAGGCAGGCGTGGGCGGACTCCGGCCTCACCGCCGACTCGGTCGACCCGGAACGGCTCGCGGTGATCATCGGCACCGGCATCGGCGGCGCGAACACCCTGCTCAACCAGGACGACCTGCTGGAAGGTCCTGGCCTGCGCAAAGTCTCACCGCTGACCGTGCCGATGCTGATGCCCAACGGCCCGGCCGCGCACGTCGGCATCGAGCTGAAAGCCCGTGCCGGTGTGCACGCACCCGTGTCGGCCTGCGCGTCCGGCGCCGAGGCGATCGCGTGGGCGTTCCGGATGCTGCGCTCCGGCGAGGCCGACGTGATCGTGGCCGGTGGCGCGGAAGCCGCGATCGCCGGGATCACCATGGCCGGTTTCTGCCAGGCCCGCACGATGAGCACCAACAACGACGAGCCGACCAAGGCGTCGCGCCCGTTCGACGTCAACCGCGACGGCTTCGTGCTCGGCGAGGGCGCCGGGATCATGGTCCTCGAACTGGAGGAGCACGCCAAAGCCCGCGGTGCCAAGGTCTACGCCAAACTGGCGGGCGTCGGCACCAGCTCCGACGGCTACCACATCACCGCGCCGGACCCGGAAGGCGCCGGGCAGGCCAGGGCGATCACCACGGCGCTGCGCACCGGCGGGATCGACCCGGCCGACGTCGGGCACGTCAACTGCCACGCCACGTCCACTTCGGTCGGCGACGTGACCGAGACGGTCGCGATCCGCAAGGCGATCGGCGAGCACCCGATCCTGACCGCACCCAAGGGCTCCTTCGGGCACCTGCTCGGCGCGGCGGGCGCGGTCGAGGCGATCGTCACCGTGCTGTCCATTCGCGACAGTGTCATCCCCGCGACGCTGAACCTCGACGAGCTCGACCCCGGCGTCGTGCACGACGTGGTCGCGGGCGAGCCGCGCAAGGTCGACCTGAAGGCCGCGGTGAACGACTCCTTCGGCTTCGGCGGGCACAACGTGGCGCTCGCCTTCACCTCCGGCTGA
- a CDS encoding PucR family transcriptional regulator, whose translation MRAGAVSAKTLAELERASGKLASATLAAMDSQFPWFSRMPADQRASVLLIAQSGVAGFTAWLKDDTASLRLTTDVFRSAPRDLSRWISLRQTVELVRVALQVFEGQVPDLAADEQERAILGEAVLRYGREVAFASAMSYASAAEARGAWDARLEALVVDGIVRGDAEEALLSRAAALGWDPAAEATVVVGNRPSDDPPTVVYEVRSRAARLGRAVLLSVQGSRLVVVLAGPTDDLLGEERRGRAPSKTVLDRITAAFGEGPVVAGPTVASLAEAHRSAADALSGLRAVVGWPAAPRPVRSTDLLPERALAGDPEAEWQLVDRIARPLEEATGSLLETVDTYLEVGGVLETCARQLFVHPNTVRYRLRRVAELTGRNANDPRDSLVLRVALAVGRLARARGLW comes from the coding sequence GTGAGAGCAGGGGCCGTTTCCGCGAAGACGCTAGCCGAACTGGAACGCGCGTCCGGCAAACTCGCGTCAGCCACCCTCGCGGCGATGGACTCGCAGTTTCCGTGGTTCAGCCGGATGCCCGCCGATCAGCGGGCCAGCGTGCTGTTGATCGCCCAGTCCGGCGTGGCCGGGTTCACCGCCTGGCTGAAGGACGACACCGCTTCGCTCCGGCTGACCACCGACGTGTTCCGGTCCGCGCCGCGTGATCTTTCGCGGTGGATCAGTCTCCGGCAGACCGTGGAGCTCGTGCGGGTCGCGCTGCAGGTCTTCGAGGGCCAGGTGCCTGATCTCGCCGCCGACGAGCAGGAACGCGCGATCCTCGGCGAGGCCGTGCTCCGGTACGGACGTGAAGTCGCGTTCGCGTCCGCGATGTCGTACGCGTCCGCCGCGGAAGCACGCGGCGCGTGGGACGCGCGGCTGGAAGCGCTGGTTGTCGACGGCATCGTCCGTGGTGACGCCGAGGAGGCGCTGCTGTCCCGGGCCGCCGCGCTGGGGTGGGATCCGGCGGCGGAGGCGACTGTGGTCGTGGGCAACCGGCCGTCCGACGATCCGCCGACCGTGGTCTACGAGGTACGCAGCCGCGCCGCCCGGTTGGGCCGCGCTGTGCTGCTGAGTGTGCAGGGCAGCCGGCTCGTCGTCGTCCTCGCTGGTCCGACGGACGACCTGCTCGGTGAGGAACGGCGGGGCCGCGCGCCGAGCAAGACGGTGCTTGACCGGATCACGGCCGCGTTCGGTGAAGGCCCGGTTGTCGCTGGTCCGACCGTCGCGAGCCTGGCCGAGGCGCATCGCAGCGCCGCCGACGCGCTGTCCGGCCTGCGGGCCGTGGTGGGCTGGCCCGCCGCTCCCCGGCCGGTCCGGTCGACCGACCTGCTGCCGGAACGGGCGCTGGCCGGTGACCCGGAGGCGGAGTGGCAGCTGGTGGACCGGATCGCGCGGCCGTTGGAGGAAGCCACCGGGTCGCTGCTGGAGACCGTGGACACCTACCTCGAGGTCGGCGGTGTGCTGGAGACGTGCGCGCGGCAGCTGTTCGTGCACCCCAACACGGTCCGGTACCGGCTGCGGCGGGTCGCTGAGCTCACCGGGCGCAACGCCAACGATCCACGGGATTCACTGGTACTTCGGGTGGCATTGGCGGTCGGGCGCTTGGCCAGGGCACGTGGATTGTGGTAG
- a CDS encoding ABC transporter ATP-binding protein: MSVRLGARDVSRAFGPVRANEDVDVEVRAGTVHAVVGENGAGKTTLMRILYGLDQPDSGTVVIDDRPVRLRGPADGIAHGIGLVPQELAMIGSLTLLENLVLGAEPRRGLRIDWARARAEADELASGVGVELPWTAVAGTVSISVRQQTEILRALRRGADVLILDEPTAALAPAQVEDLLRLLRGLRDAGRTVVFISHKVDEVLAVADEITVLRGGKVITTRRADAVARDELIELIVGEHVRTTGFVPSGVVGDEVLAVDGDIALSVRAGEIVGVAGIAGSGQDELVERVVGLRPADGRITLSGKDITALAVDRRRAAGLGYISGERRAEGLSMDASLADNTIAGAHRDIGRRGWLVPSKVRQYAERVLDGYSVRYGRTSAAARTLSGGNQQRVVIGRELDRAPALLVAAGPTRGVDVLGMAYIHDQLRVLRDNGSGVLLVSEQLDELLELSDRIVVLHGGRVAGELPGGPESRSAVGALMLGRTTS; this comes from the coding sequence ATGAGTGTCCGGCTGGGCGCGCGGGACGTCTCGCGCGCGTTCGGTCCCGTGCGCGCCAACGAAGACGTCGACGTCGAAGTCCGGGCGGGCACGGTGCACGCGGTCGTCGGCGAGAACGGCGCGGGCAAGACCACCCTGATGCGCATCCTCTACGGCCTCGACCAGCCGGATTCGGGCACGGTCGTGATCGACGACCGCCCGGTCCGGCTGCGCGGCCCCGCGGACGGCATCGCGCACGGCATCGGGCTGGTGCCGCAGGAACTGGCGATGATCGGGTCGCTGACCCTGCTGGAGAACCTGGTCCTCGGCGCGGAACCGCGTCGGGGCCTGCGGATCGACTGGGCCAGGGCCCGCGCCGAGGCCGACGAACTCGCGTCCGGTGTCGGCGTCGAACTGCCGTGGACGGCGGTGGCCGGCACCGTGTCCATCAGCGTCCGCCAGCAAACCGAGATCCTGCGCGCGTTGCGGCGCGGCGCGGACGTGCTGATCCTCGACGAGCCGACGGCCGCGCTGGCGCCGGCTCAGGTGGAGGACCTGCTGCGGCTGCTGCGCGGGCTGCGGGACGCGGGCCGGACAGTCGTCTTCATCAGCCACAAGGTCGACGAAGTGCTCGCGGTGGCCGACGAGATCACCGTCCTGCGCGGTGGCAAGGTGATCACCACCCGGCGGGCCGACGCCGTCGCCCGGGACGAGCTGATCGAACTGATCGTCGGCGAACACGTGCGGACCACGGGTTTCGTGCCGTCCGGCGTGGTCGGCGACGAGGTGCTGGCGGTCGACGGCGACATCGCGTTGTCCGTGCGGGCCGGGGAGATCGTCGGGGTGGCCGGGATCGCGGGCAGCGGGCAGGACGAGCTCGTCGAACGCGTCGTCGGCCTGCGCCCCGCGGACGGCCGGATCACGCTGTCCGGAAAGGACATCACCGCACTTGCGGTGGACCGCAGGCGAGCAGCCGGGCTCGGTTACATCTCCGGCGAGCGCCGCGCCGAGGGCTTGTCGATGGACGCCTCGCTCGCGGACAACACCATCGCGGGCGCACACCGGGACATCGGCCGCCGAGGCTGGCTCGTCCCTTCGAAGGTCCGCCAGTACGCCGAACGGGTGCTCGACGGCTACTCCGTCCGATATGGACGGACCTCGGCCGCGGCGCGGACGCTGTCGGGCGGCAACCAGCAGCGGGTGGTGATCGGCAGGGAACTCGACCGGGCCCCCGCGCTGCTCGTGGCCGCCGGCCCGACCCGAGGGGTGGACGTGCTGGGCATGGCCTACATCCACGACCAGCTCAGAGTCCTGCGGGACAACGGATCCGGCGTGCTGCTGGTGTCCGAGCAGCTGGACGAGCTGCTGGAGCTGTCCGACCGGATCGTGGTCCTGCACGGCGGCCGGGTGGCCGGTGAACTGCCCGGCGGACCGGAAAGCCGCAGCGCGGTCGGCGCGCTCATGCTCGGCAGGACAACCTCGTGA
- a CDS encoding acyl carrier protein, giving the protein MANEEVLSGLADIVEEVAGVAKDDVTVEKSFVDDLDIDSLSMVEIAVQAEDKFGVKIPDDELANLKTVGDAVDYITKNTV; this is encoded by the coding sequence ATGGCGAACGAAGAGGTCCTGTCAGGTCTCGCTGACATCGTCGAAGAGGTCGCGGGCGTGGCCAAGGACGACGTCACCGTCGAGAAGTCCTTCGTGGACGACCTGGACATCGACTCGCTGTCCATGGTGGAGATCGCCGTGCAGGCAGAGGACAAGTTCGGGGTCAAGATCCCGGACGACGAGCTGGCGAACCTGAAGACGGTCGGCGACGCGGTCGACTACATCACCAAGAACACCGTGTGA
- a CDS encoding BMP family lipoprotein produces MVALVATGCASETAPQAPPKKAALVIAQGGLGDESYNDLAMSGFTASTKDKGVEGQKIESTDVVAQGDQLLRRAGTSGYGLVVDLEFSHGEILPGIASAYPNVQWAFLNNKIDGPNIASVLFAEHDSSYLAGALAAMMTTQTGNPKINPDKKIGVIGGTKSVGIDKFLSGYIEGAKSVDKDIQVLTAYSNTFGDPTKGSQLAESMFQQGADIVYHVAGGTGAGVIEAAKKNNHYAIGVDDNQDKLAPGFVLTSVLKRADLAVRTVVELYADGKFPGGQVINLGLKEGGVGLTDFEFTRNEIPEPVRTKVDDLKKKIIAGELKVWNVIDQGYPSWMQG; encoded by the coding sequence GTGGTCGCGCTGGTGGCGACCGGGTGTGCGTCGGAGACGGCGCCACAGGCGCCGCCGAAGAAGGCCGCGCTGGTGATCGCCCAGGGCGGGCTCGGCGACGAGTCGTACAACGACCTCGCCATGTCCGGCTTCACCGCGTCGACCAAGGACAAGGGCGTCGAGGGCCAGAAGATCGAGTCGACCGACGTCGTCGCGCAGGGCGACCAGCTGCTGCGCCGCGCGGGCACCTCCGGCTACGGCCTGGTGGTCGACCTCGAGTTCTCGCACGGCGAGATCCTGCCCGGCATCGCGTCGGCGTACCCGAACGTGCAGTGGGCGTTCCTGAACAACAAGATCGACGGCCCGAACATCGCGTCGGTGCTGTTCGCCGAGCACGACAGCTCCTACCTGGCCGGCGCGCTCGCGGCGATGATGACCACGCAGACCGGCAACCCGAAGATCAACCCGGACAAGAAGATCGGCGTGATCGGCGGGACCAAGTCGGTCGGCATCGACAAGTTCCTGTCCGGCTACATCGAGGGCGCCAAGTCCGTCGACAAGGACATCCAGGTGCTCACCGCCTACAGCAACACCTTCGGCGACCCCACCAAGGGTTCGCAGCTCGCCGAAAGCATGTTCCAGCAGGGCGCTGACATCGTCTACCACGTCGCGGGCGGCACCGGCGCCGGTGTGATCGAGGCGGCCAAGAAGAACAACCACTACGCCATCGGCGTCGACGACAACCAGGACAAGCTGGCGCCCGGGTTCGTGCTGACCAGCGTGCTCAAGCGGGCCGACCTGGCCGTGCGCACGGTCGTCGAGCTCTACGCGGACGGCAAGTTCCCCGGCGGCCAGGTGATCAACCTCGGTCTCAAGGAGGGCGGCGTCGGCCTGACCGACTTCGAGTTCACCCGCAACGAGATCCCCGAGCCGGTGCGCACCAAGGTCGACGACTTGAAGAAGAAGATCATCGCTGGTGAGCTGAAGGTGTGGAACGTGATCGACCAGGGCTACCCGTCCTGGATGCAGGGCTGA
- a CDS encoding beta-ketoacyl-ACP synthase III — translation MSSSLNIATGPAGSRILGVGSFRPERIVTNDDLSQHLDTSDEWIRTRVGIVERRFAGPDESLVDMAVAAGTRAIEDAGLQPSDLDTVIVANCTMPSPIPNAAAQVADRIGVKAAGAFDLNAACAGFCYSLATASDLIRSGSAGRVLVIGAEKLTDWVDPADRANAIIFADGAGAAVVGPSDQAGIGPVAWGSAGDLVDLIYNRDDRYIYQEGQTVFRWATTQIAPIALRALELAGLQPSDVDALIPHQANLRIVEAIAKRLRKEGAREKMEVADDIIYTGNTSSASIPIALDNMRKAGRVSTGDVLLLVGFGAGLSYAGQVVISP, via the coding sequence GTGAGCAGCTCGCTCAACATCGCGACCGGACCGGCAGGCAGCCGGATCCTCGGCGTCGGCAGCTTCCGGCCGGAGAGGATCGTCACCAACGACGACCTGTCGCAGCACCTGGACACCAGCGACGAGTGGATCCGCACCCGCGTCGGCATCGTCGAGCGCCGGTTCGCCGGACCGGACGAGTCGCTTGTGGACATGGCGGTCGCGGCGGGGACGCGCGCGATCGAGGACGCCGGACTCCAGCCGTCCGATTTGGACACTGTGATCGTCGCGAACTGCACGATGCCGTCGCCGATCCCGAACGCCGCCGCACAGGTCGCCGACCGGATCGGCGTCAAGGCCGCAGGCGCGTTCGACCTGAACGCGGCGTGCGCCGGGTTCTGCTACAGCCTGGCGACCGCGTCCGACCTGATCCGCTCCGGCTCGGCGGGCCGGGTGCTGGTGATCGGCGCGGAGAAGCTGACCGACTGGGTCGACCCGGCCGACCGGGCGAACGCGATCATCTTCGCCGACGGCGCCGGTGCGGCCGTCGTCGGGCCGTCCGACCAGGCGGGTATCGGCCCGGTCGCGTGGGGCAGCGCGGGAGACCTGGTCGACCTGATCTACAACCGCGACGACCGCTACATCTACCAGGAAGGCCAGACGGTCTTCCGCTGGGCCACCACCCAGATCGCGCCGATCGCGTTGCGCGCGCTGGAACTGGCGGGCCTGCAGCCGTCCGATGTGGACGCCCTGATCCCGCACCAGGCGAACCTGCGGATCGTCGAGGCGATCGCGAAGCGGCTGCGCAAGGAAGGCGCACGGGAGAAGATGGAGGTGGCCGACGACATCATCTACACCGGCAACACCTCGTCGGCGTCCATCCCGATCGCGCTCGACAACATGCGCAAGGCAGGCCGGGTCAGCACGGGTGACGTGCTGCTGCTGGTCGGTTTCGGCGCCGGGCTGTCCTATGCGGGGCAGGTCGTGATCAGCCCGTAG
- a CDS encoding NAD(P)/FAD-dependent oxidoreductase gives MTHILIVGGGYVGMYTAIRLQRKLRAGEATVTVVDPQPNMTYQPFLPEAAAGSVEPRHVVVPLRRALPGCTVVTGKVTGIDHERKVATVVPAEGLPTSMPYDVLVMAAGSVARTLPIPGLAESGIGFATVGEAIYLRNHVLSRLDVASSTPERKQRALTFVVVGGGYAGVEVFGELEDMARYAMRVHKGLSPSDMRWVLVEAADRVLPEISPAMSDYTIRRLTKRGMEVKLGTKLVSMADGHVELSDGTSFDADTVVWTAGVKANPLAMRSGMPIDFRGRLICTETLQARGLQGVWGAGDSAAVPDLSGAGALCSPSAQHAVRQAKVLADNIIASMRGGKLKPYRHKHVGSVASLGLHKGVAQVYGIRLRGWPAWLMHRAYHWSRVPTTGRKLRVLLDWLTVLLSRREIVSLGQIQDPRRDWEVVVRETAHTLARNSQTQ, from the coding sequence ATGACACACATCCTGATCGTCGGTGGCGGGTATGTCGGGATGTACACCGCCATCAGATTGCAGCGGAAACTCCGTGCGGGTGAGGCGACCGTGACTGTCGTCGATCCGCAGCCGAACATGACCTACCAGCCGTTTCTGCCGGAGGCCGCCGCCGGGTCGGTCGAGCCGAGGCACGTGGTCGTGCCGTTGCGCCGGGCGCTGCCGGGGTGCACGGTCGTCACCGGCAAGGTCACCGGGATCGACCACGAACGCAAGGTCGCCACGGTTGTCCCGGCCGAGGGTTTGCCGACGTCGATGCCGTACGACGTTCTCGTGATGGCCGCGGGTTCGGTGGCGCGGACGCTGCCCATCCCCGGCCTGGCCGAGTCGGGCATCGGTTTCGCCACTGTCGGCGAGGCGATCTACCTGCGCAACCACGTCCTGTCGCGGCTGGACGTCGCGTCGAGCACGCCGGAGCGCAAGCAGCGTGCGCTGACGTTCGTCGTGGTCGGCGGGGGTTACGCGGGTGTCGAGGTGTTCGGTGAGCTGGAGGACATGGCCCGCTACGCCATGCGCGTCCACAAGGGACTGTCGCCTTCGGACATGCGGTGGGTGCTCGTCGAGGCGGCCGACCGGGTGCTGCCGGAGATCAGCCCGGCGATGTCGGACTACACCATCCGCAGGCTCACCAAGCGCGGGATGGAGGTCAAGCTCGGCACCAAGCTCGTCTCGATGGCCGACGGGCACGTGGAGCTGTCGGACGGGACGTCGTTCGACGCCGACACCGTGGTCTGGACCGCCGGGGTGAAGGCGAACCCGCTGGCGATGCGCTCGGGCATGCCGATCGACTTCCGCGGCAGGCTGATCTGCACGGAAACCTTGCAGGCCAGGGGGCTGCAAGGCGTCTGGGGCGCGGGGGACAGCGCGGCGGTGCCCGATCTGTCCGGTGCGGGGGCCCTGTGCTCGCCGAGTGCGCAGCACGCGGTGCGTCAGGCGAAAGTGCTGGCGGACAACATCATCGCGTCGATGCGCGGCGGCAAGCTCAAGCCGTACCGGCACAAGCACGTCGGTTCGGTGGCCAGCCTCGGTCTGCACAAGGGCGTCGCCCAGGTGTACGGGATCCGGTTGCGGGGCTGGCCCGCGTGGCTGATGCACCGCGCGTACCACTGGAGCCGGGTCCCGACCACAGGCCGCAAGCTGCGAGTACTCCTGGACTGGCTCACGGTGTTACTGTCGCGGCGCGAGATCGTGTCCCTCGGCCAGATCCAGGACCCGCGCCGCGACTGGGAGGTCGTGGTACGAGAGACAGCTCACACCCTGGCGCGGAACAGCCAGACCCAGTAG